The DNA sequence tagatagagtaaagatccctctacactgtcccccactcccagagacaacggggttagatacagagtaaagctccctctacactgtccgccACTCCCAGAGAcaagggggttagatacagagtaaagctccctctacactgtccccccccatcaaacactcccagggacaggggggttagatacagagtaaagctccctctacactgtcccccactcccagggacagcagggggttagatagagagtaaagctccctctacactgtcccgcaCAGAAGAAACGAGGAAGACCGTAGGGTGGGGGTGCCCACACCGAACCCAGaggcagggtgggggggggggggggaaaacgGATGGAAGGGGAGGGGGTTTCGGGTGGACGGAGGGGAGGGTTAGATGAGGAGGCTTAGAAACAACGAGGCGAGGGGAGGCCCGAGCACTGCTCTCAGGTGGCTTTGTCCTTGCCAGCAGGACACGAAGCCGCCCGGTCTGCCAGCCGCTGTGCCCGGCTGAGGTGGGTACAGGCATCCAGGAGCAGCAGGCCAGGAATGACGATCCACAGGGAGTTCAGGAAGACAAAGTAGAACCAGAAGTAGAGAGGGTGGCCCACCCAGCTGTGGCTGAAGCCTTCCCTGTAGGCCGTGTAGAAATACAGAACGTCACCGTAGAGCTGGCCTGTAGGGGGCAGGAGAGGCAgcgttttacacacacacacacacacacacctcccctcCACAGGGTCACCCCctcaccacccacccacccaaccatcacacagggacagggacagcacggggttaggtacagagtaaagctccctccacactgtcccccacccccaggacagggacagcacggggttaggtacagagtaaagctccctccacactgtcccccacccccagggacagtacggggttaggtacagagtaaccTTCCTCCAGCCTGGAGGATCACAGCCCGCGCACCGATCAGACTCTAACGAGGGTGGCCAAGGTGAGGAGATGCCCATCTGCGGGTgaccctccctctcccccccgTCGCCAGCCTTACCCAGGGAGACCATCAGCTGAAGGACAAACCGCTCCGGCCGGTGCTGGAGGAAGGCCATAACCGTCCAAAGGCTGAGGGGCCCCCAGGTCCAGGCCGTGACAGTCTCCATGCAGACGGTAAAGTTGTCAGCGCTGGAGAGAcagaggagggggagagagagagagagagagaactttgGAACCAGATTTTCTGTCAAACCACAGCACCACTCGGCCAGTTTGAGAGCAATTCAGGACGTCACCTCTCGGTGTTGTAAAACTTCGGTGGCGCCACGCTTACAGTGTTTGCGTCCAGTCCTTACAGGAGGGGTGTGGAGGTCCCAGAGAGGGGGCTGATGAGgtgtaccaggatgctgcctggattggagggtcgGGGGCCAGAGGGAGAGGCTGTTTGCtcttggggaggggtgggggggctgaggggagacttgataggaATCATGAGATAGGTCTGacgtttctctccctctctccccacgGAGTctgatgcatttaaggtgagaggggtgatACAAGTTCAGAGGAGACACAAGGGGGCGAGtggttttacacagagtgtggaacATACGctgggatggaggtgggggggcagGTATGATAGGGGGGCATTTCAGGGGCTGGTAGGTAAGCACGTGGATATGTAAGGAACGGAGGGGTtttggaccaagggcaggcagaaggggaTTTTGGCATCATCTTCAACATGGGGCGACGCAggggttagcaccgctgcctcacggcaccagggagccgggttcgattccagcctcgggcgactgtctgtgtggagtttgcacactctccccgtgtcccacagtccaaagatggcgCAGGTCAGGGCGGATAGGccgtgctaaatcgcccatagcgCGAGTCAGAGGAAAAACGGGtcttggggtgggttactcttcggagggtcggtgtggactggttgggccgaagggcctgtttccacactgtgtgccAAAGGGGGTGCTTTTATGCCGCACTGTTCTAGCATTCGCTGCTCGGCCGACTTTAAggaagtcttttttaaaaaaaaaataaaatcctggAGAGGGTTGAACAGGTCTTTTTCCGTCAGGGAGATCTTTAGTAGAGGAATCTCAGAGCTCAGTCACAGCGATAACTCACTCAGGGTAACAAAGCCCAGGGCACCCAGAGGATGGCGCGATTGTGATTGCGGCACAGACCCAGGGCTGGTCCAGGCCACAAGAGGAGCCAAGAATGATGGGGGGCTCCccttacacccccccccccagtcctgaagggttACCCCCAAAAAGGttgacgtctccacctcctgatgctgcctggcttgctgtgatcttccagccttctgcctgtcttctTTAAGTTTAAATTTGAGGTAGGTTTTGCCTAGGgcagtctatttaccctattcattccccccccccaatgatgttataaacctctataaggtcaccccctcaaacaccagggaaaacagccccagcctattcagcctctccctatagctcaaactctgacatctttgtaaatcttttctgaaccctttcaagtttcccaacatcctccctgtagcagggagaccggaattggaCACAgttattcccaaagtggcctcaccgatacagccacaacgtgacctcccggctcagatactcaatgcactgaccaatagaggacaccttcttcactgtcctaactAGCTAggcaacattttcagtgagccccTGGATGaggcactgctgatgattcccgctttctgtttatatgtttggttaCCAACACCACATCGACTTGGAccacatttaccaccccctgagaacagggagtgacatcaccaacccgaaGAAacaggctcactgaaaatgttgaaaaatgtgttgctggaaaagcgcagcaggtcaggcagcatccaaggagcaggggaatcgatgtttcgggcctgaGCCTGAATAAGGGTGGCGATACATGTTGGCGTACTCACATGACATATCTGCTGTCCCCCTTGGCGTATTCTTTCCCTgcaggttgggggaggggaaaaca is a window from the Chiloscyllium plagiosum isolate BGI_BamShark_2017 unplaced genomic scaffold, ASM401019v2 scaf_380, whole genome shotgun sequence genome containing:
- the LOC122546962 gene encoding 3-beta-hydroxysteroid-Delta(8),Delta(7)-isomerase; translation: METVTAWTWGPLSLWTVMAFLQHRPERFVLQLMVSLGQLYGDVLYFYTAYREGFSHSWVGHPLYFWFYFVFLNSLWIVIPGLLLLDACTHLSRAQRLADRAASCPAGKDKAT